A single Larimichthys crocea isolate SSNF chromosome VIII, L_crocea_2.0, whole genome shotgun sequence DNA region contains:
- the LOC104938423 gene encoding membrane progestin receptor beta-like: MPRVSLAPPSLCLTFLPLLDRLLPSLPTTVRDVDVPPLFRERFILSGYRAVGQSWRCYVLSLFQIHNETLNVWSHLLAAVCVVLRFMAFTGPEGQGFSLDVSSLPLVLYVFSAVTYLSCSAAAHLLQSHSEPAHYSLFFLDYVGVAVYQYGCALALCLYSSDTAWMQSMLGQVFLPAAGLLAWLSCATCCYAKLRYRRPYPLHRKLCQVVPMGVAYLLDISPVAHRLTTCSWSSNAALPLHFLQVVLFLLSAFFFSCPVPELFSPGSFDVVGHSHQLFHVLLSFCTLAQQEALFQDFLWRRPALIREFGEQRLLLACASFPCLTLCCTITALAMRRRARDQLMKEQR, from the exons ATGCCTCGGGTGTCGCTTGCCCCTCCCTCGCTGTGCCTCACCTTCCTCCCCCTGCTGGAccgcctcctcccctccctccccacgACCGTCCGAGACGTGGACGTCCCCCCTCTGTTTCGGGAGCGCTTCATCCTTTCCGGGTACCGTGCCGTCGGCCAGTCGTGGCGTTGTTACGTCCTGAGCCTCTTCCAGATCCACAACGAGACCCTGAACGTGTGGAGCCACCTGCTGGCCGCCGTCTGCGTGGTGCTGAGGTTCATGGCGTTCACT GGTCCTGAAGGTCAAGGCTTCTCATTGGATGTCTCCTCGCTGCCTCTTGTCCTCTACGTCTTCTCTGCCGTCACATACCTGAGCTGCAG CGCGGCGGCTCACCTGTTGCAGTCGCACTCGGAGCCGGCGCATTACTCGCTGTTCTTCCTGGACTACGTGGGTGTGGCCGTCTACCAGTACGGCTGCGCCCTGGCTCTGTGCCTGTACAGCTCTGACACCGCCTGGATGCAAAGCATGCTGGGACAG GTCTTCCTCCCGGCTGCCGGCCTCCTCGCCTGGCTCTCCTGCGCAACCTGCTGTTACGCCAAGCTCCGTTACCGGCGGCCGTACCCGCTCCACAGGAAGCTCTGCCAGGTGGTGCCGATGGGCGTGGCCTACCTGCTGGACATCAGCCCCGTCGCTCACCGTCTGACCACCTGCAGCTGGAGCAGCAATGCCGCTCTGCCGCTCCACTTCCTGCAG GTGGTGCTGTTCCTACTCtcagccttcttcttctcttgtcctGTACCTGAGCTCTTCTCTCCGGGCAGCTTCGACGTCGTCGGCCACAGCCACCAGCTCTTCCACGTCCTGCTGTCCTTCTGCACGCTGGCCCAGCAGGAGGCGCTGTTCCAGGACTTCCTGTGGCGGCGACCGGCGCTCATCAGGGAGTTCGGAGAGCAGCGCCTCCTGCTGGCCTGCGCCTCCTTCCCCTGCCTGACACTGTGCTGCACGATAACGGCGCTCGCCATGAGGAGGCGAGCTCGGGATCAGCTGATGAAAGAGCAAAGatag
- the LOC104938417 gene encoding uncharacterized protein LOC104938417 isoform X1, with product MCSGEFRCVHHTISKHTVVLRSEVDLPVTHFLFSLSAIMAAVGAAEVTGSCFLWSGVVSFFVVLLLLSIFLTALCSDCRRRSFELRDSGVNRYPSSLIRVVKLEDAVGGRENPTINDMKNDEKESVPAWRSHLGAPQDQRVAHTNGSAVTKASSGPEPAAEEDSVQIPPWRSHLGAPQSRDPDSAHIYHVIGGGRSSNGDANASSPPANQEPGQERGSGVVLSDHERNSLYARVSKKAKLTTPPVDTPEQVQVEAQVEEEEVSPPLPDRLSQLDG from the exons atgtgttcaggtgagttcaggtgtgttcaccACACCATCAGTAAACATACAGTCGTGTTGCGTTCAGAGGTCGACCTCCCTGtgactcacttcctgttctctctctcagcgaTCATGGCTGCAGTCGGCGCCGCTGAGGTCACCGGGTCGTGCTTCCTGTGGTCAGGAGTCGTCAGCTtcttcgtcgtcctcctcctcctctccatcttcctcacaGCTCTCTGCAGCGACTGCAGGAG ACGTTCGTTTGAGCTGCGAGATTCTGGAGTCAACAGATATCCATCCAGTCTGATCCGAGTG GTGAAGCTGGAAGACGCggtgggggggagagagaatCCAACGATCAACGACATGAAGAACGACGAAAAAG AGTCTGTCCCTGCGTGGAGGAGCCACCTGGGGGCGCCGCAGGACCAGCGAG tcgcTCACACCAATGGCAGCGCTGTGACGAAGGCGTCGAGCGGACCTGAACCTGCTGCag agGAGGACTCGGTGCAGATCCCTCCATGGAGGAGCCACCTGGGGGCGCCACAGAGCCGAG ATCCAGACTCCGCCCACATCTACCACGTCATCGGAGGAGGGCGGAGCAGCAACGGTGATGCTAACGCATCATCACCgccagccaatcaggagccaGGGCAGGAGCGCGGCAGCGGCGTGGTTTTGAGCGACCATGAGAGGAATTCATTGTACGCACGAGTCAGCAAGAAGGCGAAACTGACCACGCCCCCTGTAGATACACCTGAGCAGGTGCAGGTGGAGgcgcaggtggaggaggaggaggtctcacCTCCGCTGCCTGACAGGCTGTCACAGCTGGACGGATGA
- the il17a/f2 gene encoding interleukin 17a/f2 has product MKLSVCTLLMVCCSEFWVVSSSSMTTAPPPPPPGCDAMLAFSSEVSSSSEGNGNIHRRSLSPWSWRSSTVKDRIPATLWEAECSSSFCSSPNPGHTDEHNLNSVPVYQNVLVLTRQPNGPCYTASYRSVAVGCTCVWAKTNQI; this is encoded by the exons ATGAAGCTGAGCGTCTGCACCCTGCTGATG GTATGTTGCAGTGAATTCTGggtcgtctcctcctcctccatgacTACAgcgcctcctccacctcctcctggtTGTGACGCCATGTTGGCGTTCTCCTCAGAGGTCTCCTCGTCGTCTGAAGGAAACGGGAACATCCACCGTCGATCTCTGTCTCCATGGAGCTGGAG GTCATCCACGGTGAAGGACCGGATCCCGGCCACCCTTTGGGAGGCcgagtgcagcagcagcttctgttCCAGTCCAAACCCCGGACACACGGACGAACACAACCTGAACTCAGTCCCCGTCTACCAGAACGTCCTGGTCCTGACCCGGCAGCCGAATGGACCCTGCTACACCGCATCATACCGATCTGTGGCTGTTGGCTGTACATGCGTCTGGGCCAAAACCAACCAAATCTGA
- the LOC104938417 gene encoding uncharacterized protein LOC104938417 isoform X2 has translation MAAVGAAEVTGSCFLWSGVVSFFVVLLLLSIFLTALCSDCRRRSFELRDSGVNRYPSSLIRVVKLEDAVGGRENPTINDMKNDEKESVPAWRSHLGAPQDQRVAHTNGSAVTKASSGPEPAAEEDSVQIPPWRSHLGAPQSRDPDSAHIYHVIGGGRSSNGDANASSPPANQEPGQERGSGVVLSDHERNSLYARVSKKAKLTTPPVDTPEQVQVEAQVEEEEVSPPLPDRLSQLDG, from the exons ATGGCTGCAGTCGGCGCCGCTGAGGTCACCGGGTCGTGCTTCCTGTGGTCAGGAGTCGTCAGCTtcttcgtcgtcctcctcctcctctccatcttcctcacaGCTCTCTGCAGCGACTGCAGGAG ACGTTCGTTTGAGCTGCGAGATTCTGGAGTCAACAGATATCCATCCAGTCTGATCCGAGTG GTGAAGCTGGAAGACGCggtgggggggagagagaatCCAACGATCAACGACATGAAGAACGACGAAAAAG AGTCTGTCCCTGCGTGGAGGAGCCACCTGGGGGCGCCGCAGGACCAGCGAG tcgcTCACACCAATGGCAGCGCTGTGACGAAGGCGTCGAGCGGACCTGAACCTGCTGCag agGAGGACTCGGTGCAGATCCCTCCATGGAGGAGCCACCTGGGGGCGCCACAGAGCCGAG ATCCAGACTCCGCCCACATCTACCACGTCATCGGAGGAGGGCGGAGCAGCAACGGTGATGCTAACGCATCATCACCgccagccaatcaggagccaGGGCAGGAGCGCGGCAGCGGCGTGGTTTTGAGCGACCATGAGAGGAATTCATTGTACGCACGAGTCAGCAAGAAGGCGAAACTGACCACGCCCCCTGTAGATACACCTGAGCAGGTGCAGGTGGAGgcgcaggtggaggaggaggaggtctcacCTCCGCTGCCTGACAGGCTGTCACAGCTGGACGGATGA
- the il17a/f1 gene encoding interleukin 17a/f1 — MFPTPSSKVTAACVALMMTMMMMMMIQEAAAMPKAGGQSKHSGKTHKKPSEDVSVETVPLQLDASALVAAKIIRPLENASISPWTYNVSHDESLFPPMLSEARCLLQGCLDSKGQEDLNLESRPIMHQVLLLRRVRSAGSAHSYHYRLESRLITVGCTCVRPVVQRQE; from the exons ATGTTTCCAACACCGAGCTCCAAAGTGACG gcCGCCTGTGTGGCgttgatgatgacgatgatgatgatgatgatgatacaggAGGCAGCAGCCATGCCGAAAGCAGGCGGCCAATCGAAACACTCTGGAAAGACACACAAGAAGCCTTCGGAGGATGTGTCGGTAGAAACGGTCCCCCTGCAGCTCGATGCCAGCGCTTTGGTTGCCGCCAAAATCATCAGGCCGCTGGAGAACGCCTCCATCTCGCCGTGGACGTACAA CGTCTCTCACGATGAGTCTCTCTTCCCTCCCATGCTGTCAGAGGCGCGttgcttactgcagggctgtcTGGACTCAAAGGGCCAGGAGGACCTGAACCTGGAGTCCAGACCCATCATGCAccaggtgctgctgctgcgtcgGGTCCGGTCGGCGGGGTCAGCGCACAGCTACCACTACCGGCTAGAGTCCCGCCTCATCACTGTGGGCTGCACTTGCGTCCGACCTGTCGTCCAACGGCAAGAATGA